In Pedobacter sp. SL55, the following proteins share a genomic window:
- a CDS encoding c-type cytochrome, with amino-acid sequence MRNISFGLKKLRKATLVVAALSFLTVNVSKAQDVVEGRTLFKSKCASCHALDAPNAGPALTPKMNERDESFLIPWIRNNQALIASGNAQAIEASKYSPSEMTAFPTLTDDQIKNIIAYAKEGEPKPAVVPGAEVKDEGVSGLSIAGVIAIIVLSIVVLVVLGRAVKMLERLILEKQGIAVEEESVSFATGVKGLFKNKKFVFFTVLCLVIVLGSFGWMGMWNTGVHTGYQPTQPIKFSHELHAGINQIDCQYCHTGAFKSKNSTIPSLNVCMNCHKNVQARTDDGLISPEIQKIYNALGYNPETQTYDKTKEKPIEWVRVHNLPDFAYFNHSQHVVVGEEAIRKEAGLNPKDPVCFACHGPVNTMEEVYQYSPLTMKWCINCHREADISNKKNDAFYANVIAAHEKIKKGEKITPALLGGLECGKCHY; translated from the coding sequence ATGAGGAATATCTCATTCGGACTTAAAAAACTTAGAAAAGCAACATTAGTAGTAGCTGCACTATCTTTTTTAACTGTAAATGTATCGAAAGCGCAAGATGTGGTAGAGGGAAGAACTTTATTTAAGTCGAAGTGTGCTTCTTGTCACGCTCTTGATGCGCCAAATGCTGGTCCTGCCTTAACTCCAAAGATGAACGAGCGAGACGAATCGTTCTTGATTCCTTGGATCAGAAACAATCAGGCTTTAATTGCATCGGGTAATGCGCAGGCTATCGAGGCTTCGAAATACTCGCCGTCAGAAATGACAGCATTCCCTACATTAACTGATGATCAAATCAAGAACATCATTGCTTATGCCAAAGAGGGCGAGCCTAAACCTGCTGTTGTGCCAGGTGCAGAAGTTAAAGACGAAGGTGTTTCTGGACTTTCTATCGCTGGTGTAATTGCTATCATTGTACTATCTATTGTGGTATTGGTAGTGTTGGGCAGAGCGGTTAAAATGTTAGAGCGCTTAATCTTAGAAAAACAAGGCATTGCTGTAGAAGAAGAAAGTGTTTCTTTTGCAACTGGTGTAAAAGGCTTGTTCAAAAACAAGAAGTTTGTATTCTTTACGGTGTTGTGTTTAGTGATTGTTTTAGGTTCATTCGGTTGGATGGGTATGTGGAACACTGGCGTTCACACTGGTTACCAGCCAACACAACCAATTAAATTCTCTCACGAGTTACACGCTGGTATCAATCAAATCGATTGTCAGTACTGCCATACTGGTGCATTCAAATCAAAAAACTCAACTATTCCTTCGTTAAACGTTTGTATGAACTGTCATAAAAACGTACAGGCAAGAACAGATGATGGTTTGATTTCTCCAGAAATTCAAAAAATCTATAACGCTTTGGGTTACAATCCAGAAACTCAAACTTACGACAAAACTAAAGAGAAGCCGATTGAGTGGGTACGTGTACACAACTTGCCAGATTTCGCTTACTTTAACCACTCTCAACACGTAGTGGTAGGCGAAGAAGCTATCCGTAAAGAGGCAGGTTTAAATCCTAAAGACCCAGTTTGTTTCGCTTGTCACGGTCCGGTTAATACCATGGAAGAGGTTTATCAATACTCTCCATTAACTATGAAATGGTGTATCAATTGCCACAGAGAAGCAGATATTTCTAATAAGAAAAACGATGCTTTCTATGCTAACGTAATTGCAGCTCACGAAAAAATCAAAAAAGGTGAGAAAATTACACCAGCATTGTTAGGCGGTTTAGAGTGTGGTAAGTGCCACTATTAA
- the nrfD gene encoding NrfD/PsrC family molybdoenzyme membrane anchor subunit — MSGHSESILREPLITGKDITYAQITEEILSPVENKPNRAWWIGFILALCGATLWIVSVGYTFWFGIGAWGLNKTVGWAWDITGFVWWVGIGHAGTLISAVLLLFRQNWRNSINRSAEAMTIFAVICAATYVVSHMGRPWLAYWVLPLPNQFGSLWVNFNSPLVWDMFAISTYFSVSLLFWYTGLLPDIATIRDRATGMRKKIYTIFSFGWTGSVKTWQRFEAVSLILAGISTPLVLSVHTIVSMDFATSVIPGWHTTIFPPYFVAGAIFSGFAMVLTLMLVVRKVLGLENYITMFHIESMNKIIILTGSIVGVAYLTEFFIAWYSGSQYEQYAFINRATGPYWWAYWMMMTCNVISPQLLWFKKVRLSIPATWILSIVVNIGMWFERFVIIVTSLHRDYIPSSWTMFYPSWVDVGVFVGSIGVFFTLFLLFLRVLPSIAIAEVKMILKTASEQSKMKLIKEGHLDKEHVAEYVESLEKFDSVKQEDYAKI, encoded by the coding sequence ATGTCAGGACATAGCGAATCAATTTTAAGAGAACCATTAATTACCGGCAAGGACATTACGTATGCACAAATTACGGAAGAGATCCTATCGCCGGTAGAAAATAAGCCAAACAGGGCATGGTGGATCGGATTTATCCTAGCACTATGCGGCGCTACCCTATGGATCGTTTCTGTAGGTTACACCTTCTGGTTTGGTATTGGTGCTTGGGGATTAAATAAAACAGTAGGTTGGGCTTGGGATATCACCGGTTTCGTATGGTGGGTAGGTATTGGTCACGCTGGAACATTAATTTCAGCAGTATTATTACTCTTCCGTCAAAACTGGCGTAACTCCATCAACCGTTCGGCAGAGGCGATGACAATTTTCGCCGTTATTTGTGCCGCTACCTACGTTGTATCACACATGGGCCGTCCATGGTTAGCTTATTGGGTATTACCTTTACCAAATCAATTTGGTTCACTTTGGGTAAACTTTAACTCTCCATTGGTATGGGATATGTTTGCGATCTCAACTTATTTCTCTGTATCATTATTATTCTGGTACACAGGTTTATTGCCAGATATCGCAACAATTAGAGATAGAGCAACTGGAATGCGTAAAAAGATTTATACTATCTTTTCTTTCGGATGGACAGGAAGTGTTAAAACTTGGCAACGTTTCGAGGCGGTATCATTAATCTTAGCAGGTATTTCTACACCACTGGTACTTTCGGTACACACTATTGTATCAATGGACTTTGCAACTTCGGTAATTCCGGGATGGCACACTACCATTTTCCCTCCTTACTTCGTTGCGGGTGCGATCTTCTCAGGTTTCGCGATGGTATTAACCCTAATGTTGGTTGTACGTAAAGTATTAGGTTTAGAAAACTATATCACGATGTTCCACATCGAATCAATGAATAAGATTATCATCTTGACAGGCTCGATTGTAGGTGTGGCTTATTTAACGGAGTTCTTCATCGCTTGGTACTCTGGGTCACAATATGAGCAATATGCGTTCATTAACCGTGCAACAGGACCATACTGGTGGGCTTATTGGATGATGATGACTTGTAACGTAATCTCTCCACAGTTGTTGTGGTTCAAAAAAGTTCGTTTAAGCATCCCAGCTACTTGGATTTTATCTATTGTAGTAAACATAGGTATGTGGTTCGAGCGTTTCGTAATCATTGTAACTTCATTACACCGTGATTATATCCCATCAAGCTGGACAATGTTCTATCCATCGTGGGTAGATGTGGGCGTGTTTGTTGGCTCAATAGGTGTATTCTTTACCTTATTCCTATTGTTCTTAAGAGTGTTACCTTCTATCGCCATTGCGGAGGTTAAAATGATATTGAAAACTGCAAGTGAGCAGTCTAAAATGAAATTGATCAAAGAAGGTCATTTAGATAAAGAACACGTAGCTGAGTACGTAGAGTCTTTAGAGAAATTTGATAGTGTTAAACAAGAAGATTACGCAAAAATATAA
- a CDS encoding deoxyhypusine synthase family protein has protein sequence MSVNRGPISKFMETNYLHFNAAAMMDAAKGYETHLDEGGKMMITLAGAMSTAELGISLAEMIRQDKVSIISCTGANLEEDIMNLVAHSHYKRVPNYRDLSPQDEWDLLENHYNRVTDTCIPEEEAFRRLQKHIHAIWKDADDKGERYFPHEFMYKMLNSGVLEQYYEIDPKNSWMLAAAEKNLPIVVPGWEDSTMGNIFASYVIKNEFKATTMKSGIEYMGWLADWYVKNSEGKGIGFFQIGGGIAGDFPICVVPMLYQDMEMENIPFWSYFCQISDSTTSYGSYSGAVPNEKITWGKLDIHTPKFIVESDATIVAPLMFAWILKQ, from the coding sequence ATGAGTGTAAATAGAGGACCAATATCGAAATTCATGGAGACGAACTACCTCCATTTTAACGCTGCGGCAATGATGGATGCGGCTAAAGGTTACGAAACGCATTTAGATGAGGGCGGTAAAATGATGATTACCCTTGCTGGAGCGATGAGTACCGCCGAGTTGGGTATTTCGTTAGCGGAAATGATTAGACAAGATAAAGTTTCAATTATTTCTTGTACAGGAGCTAACTTAGAAGAGGATATCATGAACTTGGTTGCTCATTCACACTATAAAAGAGTGCCTAACTATCGCGATTTAAGTCCACAAGACGAGTGGGATTTGTTAGAGAACCACTACAACCGCGTTACAGATACTTGTATTCCAGAAGAAGAAGCTTTCCGTCGTTTGCAAAAACATATCCACGCCATTTGGAAAGATGCCGATGATAAAGGCGAGCGTTACTTCCCGCATGAGTTTATGTACAAAATGTTAAACAGTGGCGTGTTGGAGCAGTACTACGAAATTGACCCTAAAAATTCTTGGATGTTAGCTGCGGCAGAGAAAAACTTGCCAATTGTAGTGCCAGGATGGGAAGATAGTACCATGGGTAACATTTTCGCTTCTTATGTAATTAAGAACGAATTTAAGGCCACTACCATGAAAAGCGGTATCGAATACATGGGCTGGTTGGCAGATTGGTACGTGAAAAATTCTGAAGGTAAAGGAATTGGCTTCTTTCAAATTGGGGGAGGTATTGCAGGAGATTTTCCTATATGTGTAGTGCCAATGCTTTATCAAGATATGGAGATGGAAAACATTCCTTTCTGGAGCTATTTCTGTCAGATTTCAGATTCTACTACTTCGTATGGCTCTTATTCTGGCGCAGTTCCTAATGAGAAAATTACCTGGGGCAAATTAGATATCCACACACCAAAATTTATCGTAGAAAGCGATGCTACAATTGTAGCACCATTAATGTTTGCTTGGATTTTAAAACAATAA
- a CDS encoding DUF3341 domain-containing protein gives MSNIKYILGSFGDPDEMLHGIEKLQENNIAIYDVYTPMPIHGIEAKLGVKRSRLDIAAFFFGITGTITMLTGVYLATAVDWPVNIGGKTHFALPDFIPITFELTILFCAFGLVGSYYASTHLFPGRAPRVMDLRATDDRFIIAIDAKQNTEHDKIDELLKGAGALEVKHNERKYLSYE, from the coding sequence ATGAGTAATATCAAATATATTTTAGGCAGTTTTGGTGATCCTGATGAGATGCTGCACGGCATCGAGAAATTGCAGGAAAATAACATCGCTATTTATGATGTTTATACTCCAATGCCTATTCACGGTATCGAGGCAAAATTAGGCGTTAAAAGATCTAGGCTAGATATAGCTGCTTTCTTTTTCGGAATTACAGGTACAATAACCATGCTTACTGGTGTTTATTTAGCTACAGCGGTAGATTGGCCAGTTAACATTGGTGGTAAAACGCACTTTGCTTTGCCAGATTTTATTCCAATTACTTTCGAGTTAACTATTCTATTCTGTGCATTTGGTTTAGTAGGTTCTTATTATGCCTCTACCCACTTGTTTCCAGGAAGAGCGCCGAGAGTGATGGACTTACGTGCAACTGATGATCGTTTCATCATTGCGATTGATGCAAAGCAAAATACTGAACACGATAAAATTGACGAACTTTTAAAAGGAGCAGGTGCTTTAGAAGTTAAACATAATGAAAGGAAGTATCTTAGCTATGAATAA